The following are from one region of the Camelus dromedarius isolate mCamDro1 chromosome 16, mCamDro1.pat, whole genome shotgun sequence genome:
- the SGSH gene encoding N-sulphoglucosamine sulphohydrolase isoform X2, with amino-acid sequence MRLPVPACWALLLALGICRAHRARPRNVLLILADDGGFESGAYNNSAIATPHLDALARRSLLFRNAFTSVSSCSPSRASLLTGLPQHQNGMYGLHQDVHHFSSFDRVQSLPLLLGRAGIRTGIIGKKHVGPETVYPFDFAYTEENGSVLQVGRNITRIKLLVQKFLQTQDDRPFFLYVAFHDPHRCGHSQPQYGAFCEKFGNGESGMGRIPDWTPQIYNPQDVQVPYFVPDTPAARADLAAQYTTIGRMDQGIGLVLQELRGAGVLNDTLVIFTSDNGVPFPSGRTNLYWPGTAEPLLVSSPEHPQRWGQASEAYVSLLAMPSSA; translated from the exons ATGCGCCTCCCGGTGCCGGCTTGCTGGGCGCTGCTCCTCGCCCTGGGGATCTGCCGTGCGCACCGGGCGCGTCCCCGGAACGTGCTGCTGATCCTCG CGGACGACGGAGGCTTTGAGAGTGGCGCCTACAACAACAGTGCCATTGCCACCCCTCACCTGGATGCCTTGGCCCGCCGCAGCCTCCTCTTCCGCAATGCCTTCACCTCCGTCAGCAGCTGCTCTCCCAGCCGCGCCAGCCTCCTCACTGGCTTGCCTCAG CATCAGAACGGAATGTATGGCCTGCACCAGGATGTCCACCACTTCAGCTCATTCGACCGGGTGCAGAGTCTGCCGCTGCTGCTGGGCCGAGCCGGCATTCGCACAG GCATCATCGGGAAGAAGCACGTGGGGCCAGAGACGGTGTACCCGTTCGACTTTGCGTACACGGAGGAGAATGGCTCTGTCCTCCAGGTGGGGCGGAATATCACTAGAATTAAACTGCTGGTCCAGAAATTCCTGCAGACTCAGGACGACAG GCCTTTCTTCCTCTACGTCGCCTTCCACGACCCCCACCGCTGTGGGCACTCGCAGCCACAGTATGGGGCCTTCTGTGAGAAGTTTGGCAACGGGGAGAGCGGCATGGGGCGGATCCCAGACTGGACGCCCCAGATCTACAACCCGCAGGATGTGCAG GTGCCTTACTTCGTCCCTGACACCCCGGCAGCCCGAGCTGACCTGGCCGCTCAGTACACCACCATCGGCCGCATGGACCAAG GGATTGGACTCGTGCTCCAGGAGCTGCGTGGAGCGGGCGTCCTGAATGACACCCTGGTGATCTTCACATCCGACAACGGAGTCCCCTTCCCCAGCGGCAGGACCAACCTGTACTGGCCGGGCACGGCGGAGCCCTTGCTGGTGTCGTCCCCAGAGCACCCGCAGCGCTGGGGCCAGGCCAGTGAGGCCTACGTGAGCCTGCTAG CTATGCCATCTTCGGCTTGA
- the SGSH gene encoding N-sulphoglucosamine sulphohydrolase isoform X1, translating into MRLPVPACWALLLALGICRAHRARPRNVLLILADDGGFESGAYNNSAIATPHLDALARRSLLFRNAFTSVSSCSPSRASLLTGLPQHQNGMYGLHQDVHHFSSFDRVQSLPLLLGRAGIRTGIIGKKHVGPETVYPFDFAYTEENGSVLQVGRNITRIKLLVQKFLQTQDDRPFFLYVAFHDPHRCGHSQPQYGAFCEKFGNGESGMGRIPDWTPQIYNPQDVQVPYFVPDTPAARADLAAQYTTIGRMDQGIGLVLQELRGAGVLNDTLVIFTSDNGVPFPSGRTNLYWPGTAEPLLVSSPEHPQRWGQASEAYVSLLDLTPTILDWFSIPYPSYAIFGLKTVQLTGRSLLPALEAEPLWTTVFGSQSHHEITMSYPMRSVYHQNFHLVHNLHFKMPFPVDQDFYVSPTFQDLLNRSTAGRPTGWYKDLHRYYYRERWELYDRGRDPRETQNLAADPRYAQVLGLLQTQLAKWQWETHDPWVCAPDGVLEEKLSPQCRPLHNEL; encoded by the exons ATGCGCCTCCCGGTGCCGGCTTGCTGGGCGCTGCTCCTCGCCCTGGGGATCTGCCGTGCGCACCGGGCGCGTCCCCGGAACGTGCTGCTGATCCTCG CGGACGACGGAGGCTTTGAGAGTGGCGCCTACAACAACAGTGCCATTGCCACCCCTCACCTGGATGCCTTGGCCCGCCGCAGCCTCCTCTTCCGCAATGCCTTCACCTCCGTCAGCAGCTGCTCTCCCAGCCGCGCCAGCCTCCTCACTGGCTTGCCTCAG CATCAGAACGGAATGTATGGCCTGCACCAGGATGTCCACCACTTCAGCTCATTCGACCGGGTGCAGAGTCTGCCGCTGCTGCTGGGCCGAGCCGGCATTCGCACAG GCATCATCGGGAAGAAGCACGTGGGGCCAGAGACGGTGTACCCGTTCGACTTTGCGTACACGGAGGAGAATGGCTCTGTCCTCCAGGTGGGGCGGAATATCACTAGAATTAAACTGCTGGTCCAGAAATTCCTGCAGACTCAGGACGACAG GCCTTTCTTCCTCTACGTCGCCTTCCACGACCCCCACCGCTGTGGGCACTCGCAGCCACAGTATGGGGCCTTCTGTGAGAAGTTTGGCAACGGGGAGAGCGGCATGGGGCGGATCCCAGACTGGACGCCCCAGATCTACAACCCGCAGGATGTGCAG GTGCCTTACTTCGTCCCTGACACCCCGGCAGCCCGAGCTGACCTGGCCGCTCAGTACACCACCATCGGCCGCATGGACCAAG GGATTGGACTCGTGCTCCAGGAGCTGCGTGGAGCGGGCGTCCTGAATGACACCCTGGTGATCTTCACATCCGACAACGGAGTCCCCTTCCCCAGCGGCAGGACCAACCTGTACTGGCCGGGCACGGCGGAGCCCTTGCTGGTGTCGTCCCCAGAGCACCCGCAGCGCTGGGGCCAGGCCAGTGAGGCCTACGTGAGCCTGCTAG ACCTCACGCCCACCATCTTGGATTGGTTCTCCATCCCCTACCCCAGCTATGCCATCTTCGGCTTGAAGACCGTCCAGCTCACTGGCCGGTCCCTGCTGCCAGcgctggaggcagagcccctctgGACCACGGTCTTTGGCAGCCAGAGCCACCATGAGATCACCATGTCCTACCCCATGCGCTCCGTGTACCACCAGAACTTCCACCTCGTGCACAACCTCCACTTCAAGATGCCCTTTCCCGTCGACCAGGACTTCTACGTGTCGCCAACGTTCCAGGACCTCCTGAATCGCAGCACGGCCGGCCGGCCCACGGGCTGGTACAAGGACCTGCACCGCTACTACTACCGGGAGCGCTGGGAGCTCTACGACAGGGGCCGGGACCCCCGCGAGACCCAGAACCTGGCCGCCGACCCGCGCTACGCCCAGGTTCTGGGACTGCTGCAGACCCAACTGGCCAAGTGGCAGTGGGAGACCCATGACCCCTGGGTGTGTGCCCCCGACGGCGTGCTGGAGGAGAAGCTCTCCCCGCAGTGCCGGCCGCTCCACAACGAGCTGTGA